The Collimonas sp. PA-H2 genome contains a region encoding:
- the choW gene encoding choline ABC transporter permease subunit translates to MSEHLPLGRWVDQFVHYILDKHGNSFDSFGNAISWFAESIEHGLQVLPLWLLMGFFIVLGVWRVGFKFALFTVVSFFVIYNTGFWDQTIVTLGLTISSTLISLALGIPVGVWAAKSKRVAMIVRPILDLMQTMPAFVYLIPAAMMFGLGRVPGIISTVIFAMPPAVRLTALGIRQVNNEIVEAGQAFGCTSWQLLYKVQFPNALPSIMAGINQTIMMALSMVIIASMVGAGGLGNDVLASIQRLDIGLGFESGLSVVLLAIILDRITESFGRTPEAGKVQRFFRLRKWFRKSPALATS, encoded by the coding sequence ATGTCTGAGCATCTTCCTTTGGGGCGCTGGGTCGACCAGTTCGTCCATTACATACTCGATAAGCACGGCAACAGCTTCGACAGCTTCGGCAACGCCATCAGCTGGTTTGCCGAATCCATAGAACACGGCTTGCAAGTGCTGCCGCTGTGGCTGCTGATGGGCTTTTTCATCGTGCTCGGCGTCTGGCGCGTCGGCTTCAAGTTTGCGCTGTTCACCGTGGTGTCTTTCTTCGTGATCTACAACACCGGCTTCTGGGACCAGACCATCGTCACCCTGGGGCTGACCATTTCTTCCACCCTGATCAGCCTGGCGCTGGGGATTCCGGTCGGCGTCTGGGCCGCCAAGAGCAAGCGGGTGGCGATGATCGTGCGCCCCATCCTCGACCTGATGCAGACCATGCCGGCCTTCGTCTACCTGATTCCGGCCGCCATGATGTTTGGCCTGGGGCGGGTGCCGGGCATCATTTCCACCGTGATTTTTGCGATGCCGCCGGCGGTGCGCCTGACCGCGCTCGGCATCCGCCAGGTCAACAATGAAATCGTCGAAGCCGGCCAGGCCTTCGGCTGCACCAGCTGGCAGCTGCTGTACAAGGTGCAGTTCCCGAACGCCTTGCCGTCGATCATGGCGGGCATCAACCAGACCATCATGATGGCCTTGTCGATGGTGATCATCGCCTCGATGGTGGGCGCGGGTGGGCTCGGCAACGACGTGCTGGCCAGCATCCAGCGGCTGGACATCGGCCTCGGTTTTGAAAGCGGACTGAGCGTGGTGCTGCTGGCGATCATCCTGGACCGTATCACCGAAAGTTTCGGCCGCACGCCGGAAGCCGGCAAGGTGCAGCGTTTTTTCCGGCTGCGCAAATGGTTTCGCAAGAGTCCGGCGCTGGCCACCAGCTAG
- a CDS encoding TorF family putative porin: MFQKFNRITMYSWLAALMACALHLPALAQTSDSAGAAAAPAAAPAVAPASPFTANVTIASQYVSRGFRQTWGKPAIQGGVDYVHPSGLFAGTWMSSVSDHFIENGSVEWDLYGGYTGSAGDLTYTGQIYYYVYPGAEISFAHTKYNYGEAVASLTYKWFNVKYWLTYTPDYFGYNSATLGIGNGQHSRGSGYLDLNGTFDLGSGYSLLLHYGNERVRNFSAYSFQDGKVALSKSFDGGWSVTGAVTKGWGKNGVYDRYTTGVLNSAGVADVSNPLATTLVLSLTKTF; this comes from the coding sequence ATGTTTCAGAAATTCAACAGAATCACGATGTACTCATGGCTGGCGGCGCTGATGGCATGCGCCTTGCACCTGCCGGCGCTGGCCCAGACTAGCGACAGCGCCGGTGCTGCTGCGGCGCCGGCTGCGGCGCCCGCCGTCGCTCCGGCATCGCCGTTCACCGCCAACGTCACGATCGCATCGCAATATGTCTCGCGCGGTTTCCGCCAGACCTGGGGCAAGCCGGCGATACAGGGCGGCGTCGACTATGTCCATCCGAGCGGCCTGTTTGCCGGCACCTGGATGTCTAGCGTGAGCGATCATTTCATCGAAAACGGTTCGGTCGAGTGGGATTTGTATGGCGGCTACACCGGCAGCGCTGGCGACCTGACTTACACCGGGCAGATCTACTACTACGTCTACCCTGGCGCTGAAATATCGTTTGCCCACACCAAGTACAACTATGGCGAAGCGGTGGCCTCGCTCACCTATAAATGGTTCAACGTCAAGTACTGGCTGACCTACACGCCGGACTATTTCGGCTATAACAGCGCCACGCTGGGCATAGGCAACGGCCAGCACAGCCGCGGCTCCGGCTATCTCGACCTGAACGGCACTTTCGATCTCGGCAGCGGTTACAGCCTGCTGCTGCATTACGGTAACGAGCGGGTAAGGAATTTTTCCGCCTATAGCTTCCAGGACGGCAAAGTGGCGCTGAGTAAGTCCTTCGACGGCGGCTGGTCGGTAACCGGTGCGGTCACCAAGGGCTGGGGCAAGAACGGCGTCTACGATCGCTACACCACCGGCGTGCTGAATTCGGCCGGAGTGGCAGATGTCTCAAATCCGTTGGCCACTACGCTGGTGCTGTCCTTGACCAAGACTTTCTAA
- a CDS encoding amidohydrolase family protein, which translates to MDLLIRNASLPNGRTGVDIAIAGGRINAVGVALAVDAAQEIDAGGNLVTPPFVDAHFHMDATLSYGLPRVNSSGTLLEGIALWGELKPMLTQEALVARAMQYCDWAVARGLLAIRSHVDICDDRLLAVEALLHVKRRVAPYLDLQLVAFPQDGLLRSPNAFANLKRAIAMGVDVVGGIPHFERTMAEGAESIKLLCEFAAEKGLRVDMHCDESDDPMSRHIETLAFHTRRLGLHGLVAGSHLTSMHSMDNYYVSKLLPLIREAGVAAIANPLINITLQGRHDTYPKRRGMTRVPEMLEAGIDVAFGHDCVMDPWYSLGSGDMLEVAHMGLHVAQMTGQEAMHACFMAVTETPARILGLGGYGLTPGCNADLVVLDAGCTVEAIRLRAGRRYVIRRGKVISQSPAAQATLSLPGRPAALDFRLHSA; encoded by the coding sequence ATGGATCTGCTTATTCGTAATGCCTCGCTGCCGAACGGCAGGACTGGGGTCGATATCGCTATTGCCGGCGGCCGCATCAATGCAGTGGGCGTGGCGCTAGCGGTCGACGCCGCGCAGGAAATCGATGCCGGCGGCAACCTGGTGACGCCGCCGTTTGTCGATGCCCATTTTCATATGGATGCCACGCTCAGTTACGGCCTGCCGCGCGTCAACAGCTCCGGCACGCTGCTGGAAGGGATCGCGCTGTGGGGTGAACTGAAGCCGATGCTGACGCAGGAAGCACTGGTGGCGCGCGCCATGCAGTATTGCGACTGGGCGGTGGCGCGCGGTTTGCTGGCGATCCGTTCGCATGTCGATATCTGCGACGACCGCCTGCTGGCGGTGGAGGCGCTGCTGCATGTCAAGCGCCGGGTGGCGCCATACCTCGATCTGCAGCTGGTGGCGTTTCCGCAGGACGGTTTGCTGCGCAGCCCGAATGCGTTCGCCAACCTGAAACGGGCCATCGCCATGGGCGTCGACGTGGTCGGCGGCATTCCGCATTTCGAGCGCACCATGGCCGAGGGCGCCGAGTCGATCAAGCTGCTGTGCGAGTTCGCCGCCGAAAAAGGGCTGCGCGTCGACATGCATTGCGACGAATCGGACGACCCCATGTCGCGCCATATCGAAACCCTGGCCTTTCATACGCGGCGGCTGGGGCTGCACGGCCTGGTGGCGGGATCGCACCTGACCTCGATGCATTCGATGGATAATTATTACGTCAGCAAGCTGCTGCCGCTGATCCGCGAAGCGGGCGTGGCGGCGATCGCCAATCCGCTCATCAACATCACCTTGCAGGGGCGCCACGACACTTACCCGAAACGCCGCGGCATGACCCGCGTGCCGGAAATGCTGGAGGCTGGCATCGACGTCGCCTTTGGCCATGATTGCGTGATGGATCCCTGGTACAGCCTGGGATCGGGTGACATGCTGGAGGTGGCGCACATGGGCTTGCATGTGGCGCAGATGACCGGGCAGGAGGCGATGCACGCCTGCTTCATGGCGGTGACGGAAACCCCGGCGCGCATACTCGGCCTCGGCGGCTATGGCTTGACCCCGGGCTGCAATGCCGACCTGGTGGTGCTGGACGCTGGCTGTACGGTGGAGGCGATCAGGCTGCGCGCCGGCCGGCGTTATGTGATCCGGCGCGGCAAGGTGATCAGCCAGTCGCCGGCGGCGCAGGCCACCCTGAGCTTGCCGGGCCGGCCGGCGGCGCTCGATTTCCGCCTGCATTCCGCCTGA
- a CDS encoding low specificity L-threonine aldolase: protein MSNANLRNQCHTFFSSSAPRSAAQDFAAMAAWCEAHDIQHDSYGEGTLIQDFENKVAGLLGFEAARFVITGTMAQTVALRIACQDKNNQLVALHPTAHILRHESSNYQLLDHFKVLNVGSPFRPWTADDLKALPDRLGAALYELPMREIGGQLPAWEQLEAVKQYCREKNIHLHMDGARLWEAAAGYGQPLASVASGFDSAYVSLYKGIDGLGGAMLLGKQDFISRASEWMKRMGGNVYQRSPYVVAAAMRLDEKLARMPAYLQRTRELYQLLTRYPRWQVNPRQPHCNMLHLYLPVEREAANAARDQLAREHGVWLFGRASDAALPQQCYIEWYVGEALLLLSDQQFVEALDQFQALLTAA from the coding sequence ATGTCTAACGCCAATCTACGCAATCAGTGCCATACCTTCTTTTCTTCATCCGCACCGCGCTCCGCCGCCCAGGATTTTGCCGCGATGGCGGCTTGGTGCGAGGCGCATGATATCCAGCACGACAGCTATGGCGAAGGTACGCTGATCCAGGATTTCGAGAACAAGGTGGCGGGGTTGCTGGGTTTCGAGGCGGCCCGCTTCGTCATCACCGGCACAATGGCGCAAACGGTGGCGCTGCGCATCGCCTGCCAGGACAAGAACAACCAGCTAGTGGCGCTCCATCCGACGGCGCATATCTTGCGCCATGAAAGCAGCAATTACCAGTTGCTTGACCATTTCAAAGTACTCAATGTCGGCAGCCCGTTCCGGCCGTGGACCGCGGACGATCTGAAGGCCTTGCCGGACCGGCTGGGAGCCGCGCTGTATGAGCTGCCCATGCGCGAAATCGGCGGCCAGCTACCGGCCTGGGAACAGCTGGAAGCAGTCAAGCAATACTGCCGTGAAAAGAATATTCATTTGCACATGGACGGTGCGCGCCTATGGGAAGCGGCTGCCGGCTATGGACAGCCGCTGGCCAGCGTGGCGTCCGGCTTCGACAGCGCCTACGTTTCGCTCTACAAGGGGATCGATGGCCTGGGCGGCGCCATGTTGCTGGGCAAGCAGGATTTCATCAGCCGCGCATCCGAATGGATGAAACGCATGGGCGGCAACGTCTATCAACGCTCGCCTTACGTAGTGGCGGCAGCCATGCGATTGGATGAAAAGCTGGCGCGCATGCCGGCCTACCTGCAGCGCACGCGCGAACTGTATCAATTGCTGACGCGCTACCCGCGCTGGCAAGTCAACCCGCGCCAGCCGCATTGCAATATGCTGCATCTCTACCTGCCGGTCGAGCGCGAGGCAGCGAACGCCGCGCGCGACCAGCTGGCCAGGGAACACGGCGTCTGGCTGTTTGGCCGCGCCAGCGACGCGGCCTTGCCGCAGCAGTGCTATATCGAGTGGTATGTGGGAGAGGCGCTGCTGTTGTTGTCCGACCAGCAGTTTGTTGAGGCGCTGGATCAGTTCCAGGCGCTGCTGACGGCCGCCTGA
- a CDS encoding glycine betaine/L-proline ABC transporter ATP-binding protein: MLEKGHSKDKIFAETGQVVGVHNVSFEVQEGEIFVLMGLSGSGKSTLIRLINRLVDPSAGNVLVDGQNVAQMTNSQLIKLRRRDMSMVFQSFALMPHRTVLSNAAFGLEVAGTGKKERERRTMTVLEQVGLASFAAKLPCELSGGMQQRVGLARALAVNPSLMIMDEAFSALDPLKRKEMQDVLLDLQKEQRRTIIFVSHDLEEALRIGSRIAIMEGGRLVQVGTAQEIIDNPAEEYVRAFFDGVDTNRYLTAGDLMQANAVPLVASASELHANGDLYASSRSDYAFVVDGARKVQGIVATRRHADADGNPQAGAMDQIEVIHHRSNLEDVMDKLINSRSPLPVVDGDGCYCGAISQAMVLKALSTSRGSHV; this comes from the coding sequence ATGCTCGAAAAAGGGCACTCCAAGGACAAGATATTTGCCGAAACCGGACAGGTGGTTGGCGTCCACAACGTTTCCTTCGAGGTGCAGGAGGGCGAGATCTTTGTCTTGATGGGGCTGTCTGGCTCCGGCAAGTCGACCCTGATCCGCCTCATCAACCGCCTGGTCGATCCGAGCGCCGGCAATGTCCTGGTGGATGGCCAGAACGTGGCGCAGATGACGAATTCGCAATTGATCAAGCTGCGCCGGCGCGACATGAGCATGGTGTTCCAGTCGTTCGCGCTGATGCCGCACCGCACCGTGCTGTCGAATGCCGCCTTCGGCCTGGAAGTGGCCGGCACCGGAAAAAAGGAGCGCGAGCGGCGCACCATGACGGTACTGGAACAAGTCGGCCTGGCATCGTTCGCCGCCAAGCTGCCGTGCGAACTGTCGGGCGGCATGCAGCAGCGCGTCGGCCTGGCGCGCGCGCTGGCGGTCAATCCGTCGCTGATGATCATGGACGAAGCCTTCTCCGCGCTCGATCCGCTCAAGCGCAAGGAAATGCAGGATGTGCTGCTGGATTTGCAAAAGGAACAACGGCGCACCATCATTTTCGTGTCGCACGACCTGGAAGAAGCGCTGCGCATCGGCAGCCGCATCGCCATCATGGAAGGCGGCCGGCTGGTGCAGGTCGGCACCGCCCAGGAAATCATCGACAACCCGGCTGAAGAATATGTGCGCGCCTTCTTCGATGGCGTCGACACCAACCGCTACCTGACCGCCGGCGACCTGATGCAAGCCAACGCCGTGCCGCTGGTGGCTTCCGCCAGCGAACTGCATGCCAATGGCGACCTGTATGCCAGCAGTCGATCCGACTATGCCTTCGTGGTGGATGGCGCGCGCAAGGTGCAGGGCATCGTCGCCACTCGCCGCCACGCCGACGCCGACGGCAATCCCCAGGCCGGCGCCATGGACCAGATCGAGGTGATCCATCACCGCAGCAACCTGGAAGACGTGATGGACAAGCTGATCAACAGCCGCTCGCCGTTGCCGGTAGTGGATGGCGATGGCTGCTATTGCGGCGCGATCAGCCAGGCCATGGTTCTCAAAGCTTTGTCTACATCCCGAGGTTCGCATGTCTGA
- the fdhA gene encoding formaldehyde dehydrogenase, glutathione-independent, whose product MSENRGVVYIEQGKVEIQSIPFPKLDNPQGRKIEHGVILKVVSTNICGSDQHMVRGRTTAQAGLVLGHEITGEVIEVGSDVETIRKGDLVSVPFNVACGRCRTCKEQHTGVCETVNPARAGGAYGYVDMGGWIGGQAEYVMVPYADFNLLRFPDKEQAMAKIRDLTCLSDILPTGYHGAVTAGVGPGATVYVAGAGPVGLAAAASARLLGAAVVIVGDVNPLRLIHARSVGFETVDLSTDASLSDQIAQILGVPEVDCAIDCVGFEARGHGHAGAQAEAPATVLNSLMEVTRVAGKIGIPGLYVTDDPGAVDSAAKRGSLSIRLGLGWAKSHSFHTGQTPVMKYNRQLMQAILWDRIKIADIVGVEVITLDQAPAGYQQFDAGAPKKFVIDPHHLLKKAA is encoded by the coding sequence ATGTCTGAAAATCGTGGCGTGGTTTATATCGAACAGGGCAAGGTAGAAATACAGTCCATCCCATTCCCCAAGCTGGATAATCCGCAAGGCCGGAAAATCGAGCATGGCGTGATCCTGAAAGTGGTGTCCACCAATATCTGCGGTTCCGACCAGCACATGGTGCGCGGCCGCACAACCGCCCAGGCCGGGCTGGTGCTGGGCCATGAAATTACCGGCGAAGTGATAGAAGTCGGTTCCGATGTCGAAACCATCAGGAAGGGCGACCTGGTGTCGGTGCCGTTCAACGTCGCCTGCGGCCGCTGCCGCACCTGCAAGGAACAGCATACCGGTGTCTGCGAAACCGTGAATCCTGCGCGCGCCGGCGGCGCCTACGGCTATGTCGATATGGGCGGCTGGATCGGTGGCCAGGCTGAATACGTGATGGTGCCGTATGCCGATTTCAATCTGCTGCGTTTTCCGGATAAAGAACAGGCGATGGCGAAGATCCGCGACCTGACCTGTCTGTCGGATATCCTGCCGACCGGTTACCACGGCGCGGTCACCGCCGGCGTCGGTCCCGGCGCCACCGTGTATGTCGCCGGCGCCGGTCCGGTCGGGTTGGCGGCGGCTGCTTCCGCGCGTTTGCTGGGGGCGGCGGTGGTGATCGTCGGCGATGTCAATCCTTTGCGTCTGATCCATGCGCGCAGCGTCGGCTTTGAAACGGTGGACCTGTCCACCGATGCTTCGCTCAGCGATCAGATCGCGCAGATACTCGGCGTGCCCGAGGTCGATTGCGCGATCGACTGCGTCGGCTTTGAAGCGCGCGGCCACGGCCATGCCGGGGCGCAGGCGGAAGCGCCGGCCACCGTGCTCAACTCGTTGATGGAAGTGACGCGCGTGGCGGGCAAGATCGGCATTCCGGGTTTGTATGTGACGGACGATCCGGGCGCGGTCGACAGCGCCGCCAAGCGCGGTAGCCTGAGCATCCGCCTCGGTCTCGGCTGGGCCAAGTCGCACAGCTTCCATACCGGCCAGACGCCGGTGATGAAGTACAACCGCCAGCTGATGCAGGCGATCCTGTGGGATCGCATCAAGATCGCAGACATTGTCGGCGTTGAGGTCATTACCTTGGACCAGGCGCCGGCCGGCTATCAGCAGTTCGATGCCGGGGCGCCGAAGAAGTTTGTCATCGATCCGCATCATTTGCTGAAAAAGGCTGCCTGA
- a CDS encoding GlxA family transcriptional regulator: MSSQQLASKPASPPSAAPAPVVHFGFLTLPNFSMIAFASAIEVLRMANYISRQTLYRWSVISVDGLPAQASNGLPITPTLTLEQAGTPDILFVCGGVKIHEAVNDKLNAMLTQLARRNVMLGGICTGSYALVKAGLMNGYQCAIHWENISALREDFPRVLFTEGLFAVDRDRLTCSGGTAPIDLMLNLTANRYGKTLAAEISEQFILERIRDGAYQQHIPIAARLGFSRKELIEVARLMETHIEETLSFEEIARLVGLSQRQLQRMFKYYLDVTPTHYYLQLRLRRARELLLQTTMSIMSVTVACGFQSSCHFSKAYRNQFGRSPSSERHLRHPYLSAVDELPPLPPLPLAPDELFDAGRQ; encoded by the coding sequence ATGTCTTCGCAGCAGCTAGCTTCAAAACCGGCGTCGCCGCCAAGCGCGGCGCCAGCGCCGGTGGTGCACTTCGGCTTCCTGACCTTGCCGAATTTTTCGATGATCGCCTTCGCCAGCGCCATCGAGGTCCTGCGCATGGCCAACTACATCAGCCGCCAGACCTTGTACCGCTGGTCGGTGATCAGTGTCGACGGCTTGCCGGCCCAGGCCAGCAACGGCTTGCCGATCACGCCGACGCTGACGCTGGAGCAGGCCGGCACGCCCGACATCCTGTTCGTCTGCGGCGGCGTCAAGATCCACGAGGCGGTCAACGACAAGTTGAACGCCATGCTGACCCAGCTGGCGCGGCGCAACGTCATGCTGGGCGGGATCTGCACCGGCAGCTATGCCTTGGTCAAAGCGGGGCTGATGAACGGCTACCAGTGCGCCATCCACTGGGAAAACATCTCGGCCCTGCGTGAGGATTTTCCGCGGGTGCTGTTCACCGAAGGGCTGTTTGCGGTAGACCGCGACCGCCTTACCTGTTCCGGCGGCACCGCGCCTATCGACCTGATGCTGAACCTGACCGCCAACCGCTACGGCAAGACGCTGGCGGCGGAAATTTCCGAACAGTTCATCCTGGAACGGATACGCGACGGCGCCTACCAGCAGCATATTCCGATCGCCGCCCGGCTCGGCTTCAGCCGCAAGGAGCTGATCGAAGTGGCGCGGCTGATGGAAACCCACATCGAAGAAACCCTGTCGTTCGAGGAGATCGCCAGGCTGGTGGGCTTGTCGCAACGGCAGCTGCAGCGCATGTTCAAGTATTACCTGGACGTCACGCCTACCCATTACTACCTGCAGCTGCGCCTGCGGCGCGCCCGCGAACTGCTGCTGCAAACCACGATGTCGATCATGAGCGTGACAGTGGCTTGCGGCTTCCAGTCGTCCTGCCATTTCAGCAAGGCTTACCGCAACCAGTTCGGACGTTCGCCCAGCAGCGAGCGGCACCTGCGCCATCCTTACCTGTCAGCGGTCGACGAATTGCCGCCGTTGCCACCGCTGCCGCTGGCGCCGGACGAGCTGTTTGACGCCGGCAGGCAATAG
- a CDS encoding choline ABC transporter substrate-binding protein, giving the protein MKSFKLALAGMGMASACFMLMLGSAQAQEPQSCRNVRFADVGWTDIAATTGLASAVYEGLGYHTTKTIASVPITFAGVKNKQIDLFLGYWAPTMDPIIAPFVKDSSVKVLATPNLTGAKYTLAVPTYAYDAGLKTFADIAKFSKELDGKIYGIEPGNDGNALIQGMISKNQFNLKNFKMVESSEAGMLIELGRAVKQKKWIVILGWEPHPMNVQQKISYLSGGDEVFGPNYGEAKVYTVTATDYATRCPNADKLAVNLQFSTGIENQLMGRIMDKEDPKTAAKEWLKKNPQVLEKLLAGVKTFDGKDGLPAVKTSLGL; this is encoded by the coding sequence ATGAAATCATTCAAGCTGGCGCTGGCCGGCATGGGCATGGCCTCGGCCTGTTTTATGCTAATGCTGGGTTCCGCACAGGCGCAGGAGCCGCAATCGTGCAGGAACGTCCGTTTCGCCGATGTCGGCTGGACCGATATCGCCGCCACCACCGGTCTCGCATCGGCCGTGTATGAGGGGCTGGGCTATCACACCACCAAGACCATTGCCTCGGTGCCGATCACCTTTGCCGGCGTCAAGAACAAGCAGATCGACTTGTTCCTCGGTTACTGGGCGCCGACCATGGATCCTATCATCGCGCCGTTCGTCAAGGACAGTTCGGTGAAAGTGCTGGCCACGCCTAACCTGACCGGCGCCAAATATACGCTGGCGGTGCCGACCTATGCCTACGATGCCGGCCTCAAGACCTTTGCCGACATCGCTAAATTTTCCAAGGAGCTGGACGGCAAGATCTACGGCATCGAGCCCGGCAACGACGGCAATGCGCTGATCCAGGGCATGATCAGCAAGAACCAGTTCAACCTGAAGAACTTCAAGATGGTGGAATCCAGCGAGGCCGGCATGCTGATCGAGCTGGGCCGAGCGGTCAAGCAAAAGAAATGGATCGTGATCCTGGGCTGGGAACCGCATCCGATGAATGTGCAGCAAAAGATCAGCTACCTGAGCGGCGGCGACGAGGTGTTCGGTCCTAACTACGGCGAAGCCAAGGTTTACACCGTGACCGCAACCGATTACGCGACACGCTGCCCGAACGCTGACAAGCTGGCCGTCAACCTGCAATTTTCCACCGGCATCGAAAACCAGCTGATGGGACGCATCATGGACAAGGAAGATCCGAAGACGGCGGCCAAGGAATGGCTGAAGAAGAATCCGCAGGTCCTGGAAAAACTGCTGGCCGGCGTCAAGACCTTCGATGGCAAGGATGGTTTGCCGGCGGTGAAGACTTCACTCGGATTGTAA
- a CDS encoding L-serine ammonia-lyase, producing the protein MNISTFDLFKVGIGPSSSHTVGPMIAANRFAAYLHDANLLDAVHAVRVELYGSLGATGKGHGSDKAVLLGLEANLPDNIDPDHVEPRLAEIRSTKKLLLNGTHPIGCVEKDHVLFFRREALPQHPNGMRFVALDAAGSVIAEKEYYSVGGGFVVSKEGQRVNLVQAGSVQSEGELPYPFHCGDDLLRMSAESGLTIAALMMENEKHWRSAEEVRAKLLGIWDVMAAAVKRGCSIDGELPGPMKVKRRAAELYRQLKDRSEESFTDPLSMLDWVNLYAMAVNEENAAGGRIVTAPTNGAAGVLPAVLHYYTKFIPGSNKDGVMTFMLTAAAIGLIYKENASISGAEVGCQGEVGVACSMAAGALAAVLGGSTEQIENAAEIGMEHNLGMTCDPVGGLVQIPCIERNAMGAVKAINAARMALRGNGKHYVSLDKVIKTMMQTGADMKTKYKETSRGGLAVNVIEC; encoded by the coding sequence ATGAACATCAGCACATTCGATTTATTCAAGGTCGGTATCGGTCCATCCAGTTCGCACACGGTGGGGCCGATGATTGCCGCCAACCGGTTCGCAGCTTATTTGCACGACGCAAATCTGCTCGATGCGGTGCATGCGGTGCGTGTCGAGCTGTACGGTTCGCTGGGCGCTACCGGCAAAGGCCATGGCAGCGACAAGGCGGTATTGCTGGGACTGGAAGCCAACCTGCCGGACAACATCGATCCGGATCACGTCGAGCCGCGGTTGGCGGAAATCCGCAGCACCAAGAAGCTGCTGCTGAACGGTACCCATCCGATCGGCTGCGTGGAAAAGGATCACGTGCTGTTTTTCCGGCGCGAGGCTTTGCCGCAGCATCCGAACGGCATGCGCTTCGTCGCCCTGGATGCGGCTGGCAGCGTGATTGCCGAGAAAGAGTACTACTCGGTCGGCGGCGGCTTCGTGGTCAGCAAGGAAGGCCAGCGCGTCAACCTGGTGCAGGCCGGCAGCGTGCAGTCGGAAGGCGAGCTGCCGTACCCCTTCCATTGCGGCGACGACTTGCTGCGCATGTCGGCGGAAAGCGGTTTGACCATCGCTGCTCTGATGATGGAAAACGAAAAGCACTGGCGCTCGGCGGAAGAAGTGCGCGCCAAGCTGCTGGGCATCTGGGATGTGATGGCGGCGGCGGTCAAGCGCGGCTGTTCCATCGATGGCGAATTGCCGGGCCCGATGAAGGTCAAGCGCCGTGCTGCCGAACTGTACCGGCAGCTGAAGGATCGTTCCGAGGAATCGTTCACCGATCCTTTGTCCATGCTGGACTGGGTCAACCTGTATGCGATGGCGGTGAATGAGGAAAACGCCGCTGGCGGCCGCATCGTCACGGCGCCGACCAATGGCGCGGCAGGGGTGCTGCCGGCGGTGCTGCATTACTACACCAAGTTCATCCCGGGCTCGAACAAGGACGGCGTCATGACCTTCATGCTGACGGCGGCGGCGATCGGCCTGATCTACAAGGAAAATGCATCGATCTCGGGCGCCGAAGTCGGCTGCCAGGGCGAGGTCGGGGTGGCATGTTCGATGGCGGCGGGTGCGCTGGCGGCTGTGCTGGGCGGCAGCACCGAGCAGATCGAGAACGCCGCCGAAATCGGTATGGAACACAATCTTGGCATGACCTGCGATCCGGTCGGTGGTTTGGTGCAGATTCCCTGCATCGAACGCAATGCGATGGGTGCGGTGAAGGCGATCAACGCCGCCCGCATGGCCCTGCGCGGCAACGGCAAGCACTATGTGTCGCTGGACAAGGTCATCAAGACCATGATGCAGACCGGCGCCGACATGAAGACCAAGTACAAGGAAACATCACGTGGTGGTTTGGCGGTAAATGTCATTGAGTGCTGA